The sequence below is a genomic window from Desulfomonile tiedjei.
AAATCGTTTTGAACGAAAGCTGCCACTTTTTCGTCCGGATACGTAACTGCATCCATCTGTTGGCAACCGATTCATCCAGGGTTGAAAAAATCCAGCAACACAGTTTTCCCTTCGGCCTTGGCTCTACTGAGAGCCTTTTCCCACTCTGTTTCCCAATTAACTTTCGCTGCCATAATTCACCTCCATGATGTGGCAAGACATCGCGTCCCCCCTGGGGTACTATTTACTGAATTAAGTAAGCATTGATTGCGAATCGTCAATCGGTCACGTTAGGGTGGACCGGGTACACTGCCATATTTTGGACAATCGCTCCACTCGCTGGCGATGTAATTTGAAAAGAGATAATATAAACACTTCACCCATAGTGTAATGGGTACATCGGCGGTCGCTTGGAAGGCGAGCGCCTCGCGCGCGTTATTTTATCCCTTGGAGGCCCCTCAATTGAACTCTGCCGAGCGTAAAATCCTGATAGTCACCAACTTTGGCCATTTCTTGACGCATTACAATATGCTGGTGTTTCCCGCGCTGGTGTTGCCGCTAACAGGGATTCTCAATCTCAATATGGCGCAGGTTTTGGAGTTATCTTTCTGGCAGTACCTCCTTTTCGGACTGACGGCCCTCCCCTGGGGAGTGGCAGCGGACCGCATCGGAGGACGCTCCCTGATGATGCTCATGTTCGTGGGAGCCGGGATTAGTGGGCTTGGGGCCGCCTACTGGATCGAGTCTCCGTGGATGCTGTCCTTGTCGTTGGCTGGTGTCGGACTGTTTTCCGGAATATATCATCCCATAGGAATGGGTCTGATATCCAAGGGAGTGCAGAACCTCAGCTTGGCAATGGGTTACAATGCCATGTTCGGCGGGTTGGGGTTAGTGGCTGCTCCACTGGCCACAGGTCTGTTAAACTGGATCTGGGGTCCCAATGCTGCATTTCTGGCACTGGCTGCGATGAATCTCCTTGGTATCGGAATGATGATGCTCTGCCCCATGGTCGAGGCTCAGGGGCATGAGACTAAGGCTGACCAAGGAAACGGAATGATAGGGGCCTTCCTGATTCTTCTTGTTGCCATGATGCTTGGCGGGGTAGCTTATACGGGGTCCTCCGTAATAATCACAGCTTTTCTCGAACTGAAGAGTCCGAAAGTTGTGGAAGCGGTTTCCAGTATATTCGGGCAAGGGGATTGGCGGAATCTTTTGGCCACATTGACCACCAGCTTCGTTTTTACCGTCGGCGCGATGGGGCAGTACGTAGGGGGACGCCTGGGCCACCGGTTTGATCCAAGGTTTTCGTATCTGGCTTTCCACGTGGTATGCTTGCCCGCGGCCCTTCTCGTCGCCGCGTCACAGAATGCGGCTTTGGTGGCCTTTTCCGCAGTTTATTTCTTCTGCCTCCTGGGTAGTCAACCGCCCGAAAATACGCTGGTAGCACGGCTTACTCCGCGGCGGCTGCATCATTCAGCCTACGGCCTGAAGTTTATTCTCACCTTCGGGGTAGGTTCTCTGGCAGTGAAAATGATGGCCCGAATAGACTCCCTTTGGGGAATCAGCGCAACTTTTGTGGCTCTGGGCTTAGTATCGGTGGGGCTTGTGTCCAGCATTCTCGTCCTCATATGGTGGACGAATCATTCGGCCGTCGTAGTCGTAGAGGGAGAGCGGCAACCGACGTGAGCCGTTTCAGCCGCCTGAAACGCGGCGTGATTGTTTTGGTTGAAAGGAGCAATAGGATTTGAGCGAACTGAAGTACAGGTATAGACGTGAAGATTTCGGACCATTGCCCGTAATCGTGAAGAATCTTACTATTTATCTGAATTTTACGGACAATGTGGTCGAGGCGACGAACCTCCTGGAACTTGTGGCTGCAAAAGCTTTGGATCAGGTGGAACTCGATGCCAAGGAATTGAAGATCGTACAGGTCGAGTGGGTCGAGGAACAGGGCCAGGCCGAGACGAGCAAGGATCTGGACTACCGATACATGGAGAAAGAAAGCAAACTGATAGTCAAACTGCCGCGCGGTCTCAATAAGGGTGAGAGGTTCCTAATTCGCACCGTCACTCAGTGCTCTCCGTCAGATCATATATTGGAGGGGATTTACAAAGACGCGGGCCCGGCCGACGCGCCTCAGCAGTACATGTCTCAGTGCCAGCAATGGGGCTTTCAGAGGATCATGCCCATATTTGACGATTGCCGAGCCAAGTGCACCATGACGACCACTATCGAAGCCGCTGCTGAGTACACTCACATGATAAGCAACGGGAACATCAGCCACCGCTTGAACCCGGACGGCAGGCCTGTACCCAAGCCGGGTGATCCCGGGAGGCA
It includes:
- a CDS encoding MFS transporter; its protein translation is MNSAERKILIVTNFGHFLTHYNMLVFPALVLPLTGILNLNMAQVLELSFWQYLLFGLTALPWGVAADRIGGRSLMMLMFVGAGISGLGAAYWIESPWMLSLSLAGVGLFSGIYHPIGMGLISKGVQNLSLAMGYNAMFGGLGLVAAPLATGLLNWIWGPNAAFLALAAMNLLGIGMMMLCPMVEAQGHETKADQGNGMIGAFLILLVAMMLGGVAYTGSSVIITAFLELKSPKVVEAVSSIFGQGDWRNLLATLTTSFVFTVGAMGQYVGGRLGHRFDPRFSYLAFHVVCLPAALLVAASQNAALVAFSAVYFFCLLGSQPPENTLVARLTPRRLHHSAYGLKFILTFGVGSLAVKMMARIDSLWGISATFVALGLVSVGLVSSILVLIWWTNHSAVVVVEGERQPT